The Natronosporangium hydrolyticum nucleotide sequence CGCTGCTCATGCGCGGCCGCCGCCGGGTCGGGAAGTCCCGGCTGGTGGAGGAGTTTGTGGCCCGGGCCGGCGTTCCTCACCTCTACTTCACCGCCTCCGCGGCCCCGTCGCTCGGCGCCGACCTGGGGCTGTTTCAGGCGGCGCTCGAGGCCAGTGATTTGCCGGGGGCTGCGGAGCTGGCTGGGCAGGCGCCGCAGACCTGGGACGCGGCGCTGCAGCTGCTCGCCTCGGTGCTGCCCGTGGACGGACCGAGCATCGTGGTCCTCGACGAGCTTCCCTACCTGATCGCCAACGATCCCGGCCTGGAAGGAACCTTGCAGAAGGTCTTCGACCGGGCTTTGTCGCGGCGCCCGGTGCTGCTCATCGGGATCGGGTCGGATCTGGCCATGATGGAGGCGCTCAACGAGTACGGTCGCCCGTTCCACCAGCGGGCGACCGAGCTGGTGGTGCCGCCGCTGAACCCCGGAGATGTCGCCACCCTGCTGGGCCTGCCGCCGGCCGAGGCGTTCGACGCTTACCTGGTCTCCGGCGGCCTGCCACTGATCCTGGACGATTGGCCCGCCGGCGCCACGGTCCCGGAGTATCTGTCGGAGGTGGTGGCGGATCCGACGTCGGCGTTGCTGGTGAGCGGGGAGCGGGCAGTGGCGGCGGAGTTTCCGGTCGAGTCGCAGGCACGGTCGGTGCTGGCGGCGATCGGGGCGGGCGAGCGTAGCTTCACCTCGATCGGCCGGGCCGCCGGTGGGCTCCCGCAAGCGTCGTTGAGCCGGGCGCTCGACCTACTGACAGCGAAGCGGGTGGTGGCAACGACCACGCCGCTGTCGACTCGGCCATCACGGGAGACCCGTTACGCCGTCGCCGACCCGTACCTGCGGTTCTGGCTCGCCTTCCTCGGGCCCTACGCGCCGGAGATCGAGCGGGGGCGTGGTGACCTGACCTTGGCACGGATGCTGAATTCGTGGGCGGCGTGGCGTGGCCGGGCGATCGAACCGGTCATCCGGGAGTCGCTGCTGCGGTTGCCGGAGCTGCTGCCCGCCGACACCGGGGTGGTGGGTGGTTACTGGACCCGCAGCGGTGATCCGGAGATCGACCTGGTGGGCGCCGACCGTGGCCCGGTGGCGGGGACGGTCTCGTTCGTGGGTTCGGTGAAGTGGCAGGAGCAGCGCCCGTTCGACGCGCGTGACCTGGGCAGGTTGGTGGCGCACCGGCGACAGTTGCCGGGCGCCGATGAGCAGACGCCGCTGCTGGTGGTTTCCCGGACCGGCGCGAGCGTGGCAGGAGTCCCGGTGGTCGGCGCCGCGGAGCTGCTGGCCGCCTATCCTGTGGCGTGACCCCCACGAGAGGACCCTGAAGATGTCGACCACCGCCGACGCTGCTGCCGCCACCGCGTCTGTCACCGACGAGCTGTATCAGCTGGCCCTGGACGCGTACCCGTTGCGGCTGAGCGTCGCCGGGATCCGGGAGCGGGAAGACCAGCTGCCGGATCTGAGCGCAGCCGGCGAGGAGGCGCTGCGCGACCGGCTGGGTGCGCTCGCCGAGCAGGCGGCGGCGATCGACCCGGCGTCACTGACCCCGGCCGATCGGGTCACCCGGTCGGTGGTGCGGCGGGTGGCCGAGTCGATGCGGGACGAACTCGACACCCACAAGGTGGAGTACGCGATCACCGACAACGCGCTCTTCGCCCCGGGGATCGAGATCCTGGCGATGCTGCCGATGCTGACCCTGACCGAGCCGGCCCACGCCGAGGGGTACCTGGCTCGGCTCCGGCTGCTGCCGGAGCTGCTGGCGACCGTCGCTGACCGGCACCGGGCGGGGGTGGCGGCCGGCCGGGTGCCGGTGGCGCGGCTGGTGTCGGCCGCCGTGGCGCACCTGGACCGGCTGCTCGAATCCGAGCTGGCGCCGTTGCGGGCGGTGTCGGCGCCAGAGTCGGTGACCGACTTCACCGACCGTCGGGATCAGCTGATCGCCGAGGTGGTCCAGCCGGCGGTGGCGAGCTACCGGGAGGTGCTCGCTTCGGAGATCCTGCCCCACGGCCGGCCCGACGAGCGCCCCGGTCTGTGCTGGCTGCCCAAGGGGGATGCGTATTACGCCACGCTGATCCGGGTCCACACCACCACCGAGCGCACCGCGCAGGAGCTGCACGAGACCGGCCAGCGGGTGATCGCCGAGCTGGCCAATGAGTACGCGGAGGTTGGCGGCCGGCTGTTCGGCATCACCACCGTCTCCGAAATCCAGCAGCGGCTGCGTACCGATCCGGAGCTGCGGTGGCGCGACGGCGACGAGCTGGTGACCCAT carries:
- a CDS encoding ATP-binding protein — its product is MSSSGVWMDGFVGRQRELAALDRMLGRVVGGGRAGRPGRALLMRGRRRVGKSRLVEEFVARAGVPHLYFTASAAPSLGADLGLFQAALEASDLPGAAELAGQAPQTWDAALQLLASVLPVDGPSIVVLDELPYLIANDPGLEGTLQKVFDRALSRRPVLLIGIGSDLAMMEALNEYGRPFHQRATELVVPPLNPGDVATLLGLPPAEAFDAYLVSGGLPLILDDWPAGATVPEYLSEVVADPTSALLVSGERAVAAEFPVESQARSVLAAIGAGERSFTSIGRAAGGLPQASLSRALDLLTAKRVVATTTPLSTRPSRETRYAVADPYLRFWLAFLGPYAPEIERGRGDLTLARMLNSWAAWRGRAIEPVIRESLLRLPELLPADTGVVGGYWTRSGDPEIDLVGADRGPVAGTVSFVGSVKWQEQRPFDARDLGRLVAHRRQLPGADEQTPLLVVSRTGASVAGVPVVGAAELLAAYPVA
- a CDS encoding DUF885 domain-containing protein, encoding MSTTADAAAATASVTDELYQLALDAYPLRLSVAGIREREDQLPDLSAAGEEALRDRLGALAEQAAAIDPASLTPADRVTRSVVRRVAESMRDELDTHKVEYAITDNALFAPGIEILAMLPMLTLTEPAHAEGYLARLRLLPELLATVADRHRAGVAAGRVPVARLVSAAVAHLDRLLESELAPLRAVSAPESVTDFTDRRDQLIAEVVQPAVASYREVLASEILPHGRPDERPGLCWLPKGDAYYATLIRVHTTTERTAQELHETGQRVIAELANEYAEVGGRLFGITTVSEIQQRLRTDPELRWRDGDELVTHARDTIVRAEQAAPEWFGVLPKQRCAVEPVPESQAASSPAAYYFPPALDGSRPGTYFANTHEADQRGRATYEAVAFHEAVPGHHFQLALAQELTDLPLVRRLVGFTGYTEGWGLYAERLADEMGLYSDDLARLGMLSEDSMRAARLVVDTGLHALGWSRQQAVDYLREHTATPEVEIESEVDRYIAEPGQALAYMVGRLEIQRLRSEAEQRLGPRFDLRGFHDTVLGSGALPLTVLEELVAEWAAGLAAR